In Procambarus clarkii isolate CNS0578487 chromosome 89, FALCON_Pclarkii_2.0, whole genome shotgun sequence, the DNA window ATGATCTTGCAGCGTTTTAGCAAcgtaaaaattaaataaaaaacttAGTGGTTACGTTGGGTGTTTGACGTGTTGGGTAAAGTAAGCTTCCCACACTTGCTGAAGATCGCTTTCTCTACGACTCACTTCCTGATTCCTCTCCATGCCTTCCCTGGCTAGCACGCGGACTCGTCGGCCTTGCTTCTTGCAAGTCcagcgttcgatccccggtggcctcgatgaggaataGGTAACATATTTTCTCTTCATTTTCCCTTATTCTGGCTCCTATCCCCATATCCTTCTACATGTGATAAATACTGGCATAGTGCTTAAgtctcctcataattaacttacCTCATAATCTTAGATATCTCATATCCTTCCCACGCAGTAAatgtagtcatactggcttagcgccTTCTCATAATTTCCATCCTTCCATGGATATCATCTAGAAACTATAACAATGTTTCTCTTACCATTCAGTCTTGTACTTGAGAATGAGCTTAAATAGCCACCTAAAATTATGAAACGAAATCTATTGTTGTCACCAATGGTGGAAGACTAAGCAACGCTCCCTGACGAGCTCTCCGGCAGCGCTCAACAGGTGGTCTGGTAAACGAGCTCATTGGTCGAACGGCCGGTGATCAGAGGTCCGTATCTAAAAGGCACCAGTTCGTTGATATTGGCGTATATGTGGTAAGCGTTCGTGTCGCTAGCTTCGAGtaggttgttgatgtgttcgttaccATACAAGGGAGCTGTTGCAAAGGTGGTATAGGTGGGTGATGGGTCCCCTGCATTGACACTAGTTTGTGACACATTCCCTGGAGCACCACTGGTGTGTGACGGGTCGCCCGGAGCaccactggtgtgtgactgagtcCTTGTATCAGTGTAGCATGATTCGTCTTCCTCCTGCCGGGTAAACTTCTGATTTTCTCTGGCAATGTTCAGCAAAACAATATCTGCAAGACATATTAAGATGTAAATATCTAACGCTTGTTAAATTTGTGACAACAGTAGGGAAACAATGCTATTGGACATTAAGTTGTATGCAAATTTATAAGCAAAATTGATTAATAGAATATTCAGTGTTGAGAAGGAAGCTATGAATTCAATCGAAGATGCATCTATTGTATATATTTTCCAATcttcccctctccttctctcttcaccctctttcccagtctctcccctcttccccttgccTGTCTCTCCCATCCTCTTCCCCTTTTCTCCTCCCCTTTCTCTACTCGTCTCTTCAAACATCCTACTCCCCCTtctctccttcactctcttcctgtctctctctaAAACAAAAATAGTAGAGTGAAGCATTGAATCCACGAAGTATCTCTACGAAAACACAACTTCTATTTCAGAAGCGACCACGTGAAAGTCTCCGGGAGTGGAAGCTCTAGATGCCAACATTTCTTAAAGTGTGGCACTGAGGCCAACCCCGACCGGCCTATCACACACTCTCATATCCCTCCCTCCGCCCAACGTGTGTTTTGAACGAGGCTAGCCCTAAACGTCTGGCCTCCAGTCTCGGACAAACACAATCATTCTCTTTTATGAACCCTGatgataaaaataatataaacatTTGAATAAGGAATATTGGATTTTAAAACATCTCTTAAAAAATATTAAAGAATGGTGCATGAAATGCTTTGTATTTCATTCTCACATATATAAAGAGAGTTATGAAGACAAATACAATTACAGGCTAATAAGCCTTCTCCtaattatttttatcattttgatGGAAAAATATATTTAATAGGGATCACACAGCACTCAGCTTTACTGATGCATGATTACTGGCTTTACTGGTGCATGATTATTGGCTTTACTGGTGCTTGATTACTGGCTTTACTGGTGCATGATTATTGGCTTTACTGGTGCATGATTATTGGCTTTACTGGTGCATGATTACTGGCTTTACTGGTGCATGATTACTGGCTTTATTGTTGCATGATTACTGGCTTTACTGGTGCATGATTACTGGCTTTACTGGTGCATGATTATTGGCTTTACTGGTGCATGATTACTGGCTTTACTGGTGCATGATTACTGGCTTTACTGATGCATGATTACTGGCTTTACTGGTGCATGATTACTGGCTTTACTGGTGCATGATTACTGGCTTTACTGGTGCATGATTACTGGCTTTACTGATGCATGATTACTGGCTTTACTGGTGCATGATTACTGGCTTTACTGGTGCATGATTAAGAAACTTGTTATATAGTGTTCAATAAGTATTCAAAGGTGAAATATATGTGAAGTGCAAATGTTCATGAGGTTCATTACATCATCACCGGAAGATGTTCACTAGCAAGCAACATTCGCACACTAAACATTACTACACTAAACATCCCACACTAAACATTCCCTCATTTCATAATAAGCATATATATTTTTTCGTTATAGATAAAATTttacatgtgttgtgtgtgttcacctaatagtgctggggagggggggggggggttagttttagctctttggtcccacctatcaatcatcaatcaactggtgtacatattcctaaGCCTATGGGTCTCTATTATATCTATAttgggaactgtgtatggagtcagcctccatcttatcactgccaaatgcattccatttgttagtgcttgtgtgtgtgcgtgcgcactcgtgtgtgtgtgtgtgtgtgcgtgtactcacctatttgtgcctgcaggatcgagcatagactcttggatcccgcctttctagccatcggttacttattgcaatgactcatttcttatttccctatcatatctagttttaaaattatgaatagagtgtatgtgtatgtgtgtgctcacctatttgtgcacaaACACAATAacttgtgtgtgtacgtgtgtgtgtgtgtgtgtgtgtgtgtgtgtgtgtgtgtatacgtgtgtgtggggggtgagtgcgtgcgtgtgtacgtgcgtgcgtgcacgCGTGAGTGAGAACATTACTAGTGGCAAGCATCCTCGTGATAACAAAGGTCAAACGGTGTCATTAACGGAAGTAAAATAAACTCTCTCTCTTCGTATTCAAATACAATAAAAAAGATAAATTAATTactaaattatttaaatatttatgtaATGATGTAATCCTCCACAAAAATGCGAGAAGACACCTTATTAACGACCAGTGTTTCACAATGGCCGCAGTGCTAGGTAGAGTCTTtattccctgccccccccccccccccattgtaactCAACTTGCCAATTTTTAAGGAATTGCTCAATCCGCTAGAAATGCGACCTAGCAGTCAAATTAAAGTAGCGTAAAAATGACCGTTTTCTAGCTATGGTTCTCGATTGTTTCAGTTGGTTGCTTGGATTCGCAGGTTTCTCGCTagacaaaacagttgcatttctcGTGGATTGGTAAATCAAGAGAATAAAATCAACAGCCCCGGCATCATTATAGACCATGTTATATGGAGGCTTAAGCAAAACATCTCAGCAAACACACAAAACAACGAAAACGCAGTAATAACGTCATTACTTCGTTATAACGTAAATATAACACTGTGCGGTTCTAATTGGTTGTCATAGCcatggggtggtaatgggggacaaaCTCTCATGACCTACAAAAAGCACCTATATggcgtgcgtctcaaatagcctctgacaacctagtccaactcctggcttgcatgggtggcttagtctttaattccggcggaactgcttttgctGACAGGAGAAggtgcgagggcgtgcctctggcgccttaaaaccacctGCTCGGGAtaaatgggactcgatagcctgggaaggcagcccatctagtggaaggaaaaccctgattttaaacctccgcccaTATCCatcttttgggaaaggcttcaggagtcaacttagaggaaaaatccggaattggagcccctaaggcagtttgtTGTTGATTTAGAATCCGGAGGTCGAAAACCAGAACGGAGTGCTGGAACCATGTTTATTGGcacttgcctttccattggataatttcagcaacgtggagagggcggggggggggacctgctgcatgggtaacagcttctcctccatatcctaCCCAGGTTTTGCGCTctagagaggacactccagcttcgcctcacagcgtcgaactaacacaggaagcgacagtctaccggttttaagtattctgctcgattggcgaagagtgtgacgccaggggttgcttctgacggtgggaggggtcatcgcgccccactgggcagctaccgctcgCCTCAACTGGGCAAACTCCAGCCACTAAGGTGCTGCCACGCCATGGTCCGTTAACCTTAATGGGTACGTGGGGTTTAGgatgaaaaccgacaagcggcccgacaactttgcaccaagcaataccaaacccaaaaagaaaatatcaactgccctaatgctgagcacatggaacgtcaggataaTTAcatcaggtttctctgacgacctgcaagaaatcaacgacgcccgaaaaacagcaatcatcgataggtagcttagtaaactgcagatggatattgctgctctccaagagaccaggcttctaggatcaggatagccggtagccaggaagacagacctgaATCGGACTTAgtttgtgctcagtgtgggatggactTCCATTcttggattggcctcatcagtcacaccagacgctgcaccaggattaacaaccagagcgcaactccatagtctcccgagactgaaggatgcctactgcaATTGCGATAACACTGTGCGTTTGTCGGAATTGGTTAAAATCTACGTACCTATGCGTTGTTGTAGTCTGGAGATTTCCTTGTGCTGCAGACAAGCCAGAGCGGCCAGACACAGCGTGATGAGGAACACGACGCCCAGGACGGACGCCAGCATGATGGGCGTCCACCCTCGTCCGATGCGATAGCATGGCAGGGTGGCGGTGGGCCTCGGGCAGAAGGTCGGTCTGGTTAATGTTGGTGCGGAGGCCGAGCAGGAATAGCGCCCTGGAGGAGGGAGGTTGAGGTGGAGGTCGAGCGTCAGAGTGAGTTGTTTCTTGTGAGTAGTTGTAACAAATATACTCAACTTATTTGTCTCAGTGTCTAAATTGTTTGCATTGAAGACAACTTAATAACTTTGTTCTTACGGTGTGGGAAATTTCCACCTCATATACAAATTCTAAAGTAACAGTCATAAAATTTGGTAATTTACATTAGTCATATAAGTTACACAAAACTGGGTTACGTACCCAAGGTCATATACACAATATCTCAGCCAACGTTTTGGCTAATTTAATATAAAATACACCTATCCTAGGGCTGGTTACACTATAAAATGAATCTACTAAATTAATAATATCTAAAATAGATCTTACCTCCAACCCACTCTTCTTAACGAATCTCGAATGTTACAACCTCGAGAGGAGGGATTgagtgattgataaagattaagccacccaaaaggtggcacgggcatgaatggcccgtaagtggtggcccttttgtgccattaccagtatcaagagctgatactggagatctgtgaaggtgcgactgcaccctgcgtgacgggagatgtctcccgtgttggaGAGGAGGAAGCAGGATTTATAAACAAGGGAGACAGCCATGATTGTGTGTTAAGAGTGCGCGGCTCGGGAGTTAACACGTCACGAGGCTGTTCAGCCGACATCGAgcctaccacgtgaccactaactctaCCAGCAAGTCCCAAAAGGCCACGTGATTCACATTAGCCACTAATTGTTGCAAGAAACAGAGTGAAGTGCTAAGTACACGACTAAACCCCATGTCTTGTTAGTTTATGGCCATATGCAGACATGGggaagaaatatttttttttttttttttgtattaagtACATTATACAAACCTTCATTTTTCTGTGATTATgtcactcaattattaatttttcTAAAGATTCATTACAATTACATATTTTCTTTTAAAGGTCATTTTAAATCAAACTTACTGCCCACGGACGCTGCCCCAGAAGTGTTCCACTGCCGAGAGTCCTCAGACTCCACCAAGACACTCAAGAGACTGTATTCAGTAAAGTAGGTAGGGCGCGGACGAGAGAATCCCCCGAAGAATGATTCCGGAACCATGAATCCCTGTCAAGTACATGAATCAATAGTTTTAGTAATACGAAAGACTTAAAACTGTATGAAGTATTCAGTGTATATCGTGTGAGGTTGTGAAAGGTAGAGTAAGATAAAAAATCTGTTTGTGCTGTGTAGAAAAGTTGTTAAAGTAAACATAGTTAAGTACGTCAGAAGTATTAATGACGAGTTAGTCTTCCGACGAGTTATTAAGTTCTTACGGGAGCAGATTAAATGAAGCTTGTTCATGATTGGTTTTGTTTTTGTGTACATGTTAAAACTAAGACAGCTTGATTTTAACATTTCAGTAAATATAGAAATTCAACCACTGTTAGTTATTATCACATAAATTATACGTTTAGCAAAGAATATAGAAACAATGTGGAATTGATGGAAACAATAATACATGTTATGAAAATGTCCTAACGATTTGAAAATCATTGAATGCAGATattaaaattaacaaaattaattatcTTGGATAAGAGAGATGAGGAAATTTCTTGGTAAATGTTAGCAATT includes these proteins:
- the LOC123773424 gene encoding uncharacterized protein, with translation MWGLMLLFLLCAGFPICRAQTPGKTSFTTNRTCSVILSLNVSSGVFEVSTTAAAPDTQHTYHLLTTVKSGSHLYLPQKGFMVPESFFGGFSRPRPTYFTEYSLLSVLVESEDSRQWNTSGAASVGRRYSCSASAPTLTRPTFCPRPTATLPCYRIGRGWTPIMLASVLGVVFLITLCLAALACLQHKEISRLQQRIDIVLLNIARENQKFTRQEEDESCYTDTRTQSHTSGAPGDPSHTSGAPGNVSQTSVNAGDPSPTYTTFATAPLYGNEHINNLLEASDTNAYHIYANINELVPFRYGPLITGRSTNELVYQTTC